The Blastococcus sp. HT6-4 genome window below encodes:
- the upp gene encoding uracil phosphoribosyltransferase, whose amino-acid sequence MQLTVVDHPLARARLTRMRDERTDNAMFRAALRELTQMLVYEATRDLAIAEEQIRTPVTATTGYRLAAPPLIVPVLRAGLGMADTAHGMLPESQMGFVGLARNEETFQPEAYMASLPESLVGRDVFVLDPMLATGGSLVHCCRLLTDRGTTSITVLCALAAPDGIRRLEESGLPLRVFTASIDEGLDDKAYIVPGLGDAGDRQFGAV is encoded by the coding sequence GTGCAGCTCACCGTCGTCGACCACCCGTTGGCCCGTGCCCGCCTCACCCGCATGCGGGACGAGCGCACGGACAACGCCATGTTCCGGGCCGCCCTGCGCGAGCTCACCCAGATGCTGGTCTACGAGGCCACCCGCGACCTGGCGATCGCCGAGGAGCAGATCAGGACGCCGGTCACGGCCACGACGGGCTACCGGCTGGCCGCGCCGCCGCTGATCGTGCCGGTGCTCCGGGCCGGTCTCGGCATGGCCGACACCGCGCACGGGATGCTGCCGGAGTCGCAGATGGGCTTCGTCGGGCTCGCCCGCAACGAGGAGACCTTCCAGCCCGAGGCCTACATGGCCTCCTTGCCGGAGTCGCTGGTCGGCCGCGACGTCTTCGTCCTGGACCCGATGCTGGCCACCGGCGGCTCGCTGGTGCACTGCTGCCGGCTGCTCACCGACCGGGGCACCACGTCGATCACGGTGCTCTGCGCCCTCGCCGCGCCGGACGGCATCCGGCGGCTGGAGGAGAGCGGCCTGCCGCTGCGAGTGTTCACCGCGAGCATCGACGAGGGGCTCGACGACAAGGCCTACATCGTCCCGGGGCTGGGCGACGCCGGCGACCGCCAGTTCGGCGCGGTCTGA
- a CDS encoding HNH endonuclease signature motif containing protein, giving the protein MHAHHLRHWLLGGGTDVDNLVLLCDVDHGLVHELDLVMTRRNGRLVVVAPDGRRVWGAADAAFAAGLDGITDRGDAQRVAFSGVQPIDELAGRRPVAPSSGGVAGLHGRAAGEGSTGDRLTAVLFPDGPPRLLDAMHVNGERMDLAYAVGVLMGNRDLRRRLEAEARGDVPVAA; this is encoded by the coding sequence CTGCACGCGCACCACCTGCGGCACTGGCTGTTGGGCGGCGGCACCGACGTGGACAACCTGGTGCTCCTGTGCGACGTCGACCACGGACTGGTGCACGAGCTGGACCTGGTGATGACCCGGCGGAACGGCCGGCTGGTCGTCGTCGCCCCGGACGGCCGGCGCGTGTGGGGCGCCGCCGACGCGGCCTTCGCCGCCGGCCTCGACGGCATCACCGATCGCGGCGACGCTCAGCGGGTCGCCTTCAGCGGTGTCCAGCCGATCGACGAGCTCGCCGGGCGTCGTCCGGTCGCGCCGTCGTCCGGTGGCGTGGCGGGACTGCATGGCCGGGCCGCGGGGGAGGGGTCGACGGGCGATCGGCTGACCGCGGTGCTGTTCCCCGACGGACCACCCCGGCTGCTCGACGCCATGCACGTCAACGGTGAGCGCATGGACCTGGCCTACGCGGTGGGCGTGCTGATGGGGAACCGCGATCTGCGGCGTCGCCTGGAGGCCGAGGCGAGGGGAGACGTGCCCGTCGCCGCCTGA
- a CDS encoding DUF222 domain-containing protein, whose translation MAERSLPELAREITSGAVRIAAATAAWLRLIAEFDRRGGWQGIGIASCAHCLAWQCGMSPGTAREHVRVARALTGLPLLAAAFAEGRLSCSKVRALTRIAEPGTEQALLELAIEATASQTERLVRSWRRAEPADPGTVALKRQFQHWWDDDGMLVIRMRMDAEEGAQFLTAVESIAEREVRRDRAAARRVAADPQAPTGPDELERDEVACARERTAARRCAAVARLAGAAHHLDRRPGDPPRREVVVHVDADVLADDTAAGQAYLDGGPALHPAQVRRMLARRPSSRCWSAAVRCSASGAGAGAPPRPSVAPCSGGTVAAPVPAAPRPGSSGCTRTTCGTGCWAAAPTWTTWCSCATSTTDWCTSWTW comes from the coding sequence GTGGCGGAGAGGTCCCTGCCGGAGCTGGCACGCGAGATCACGTCCGGCGCGGTGCGGATCGCCGCCGCCACGGCGGCCTGGCTGCGGCTGATCGCGGAGTTCGACCGCCGGGGTGGGTGGCAGGGGATCGGCATCGCCTCGTGCGCCCACTGCCTGGCCTGGCAGTGCGGGATGAGCCCGGGCACCGCCCGCGAGCACGTCCGGGTGGCCCGGGCGCTCACCGGGCTGCCGCTGCTGGCCGCCGCGTTCGCCGAGGGGCGGCTGTCCTGCTCCAAGGTCCGGGCGCTGACCCGGATCGCGGAGCCGGGCACCGAGCAGGCGCTGCTGGAGCTGGCGATCGAGGCGACGGCGTCCCAGACCGAGCGGCTGGTGCGCTCCTGGCGGCGGGCCGAGCCGGCGGATCCGGGCACCGTGGCGCTGAAACGGCAATTCCAGCACTGGTGGGACGACGACGGCATGCTCGTCATCCGGATGCGCATGGACGCCGAGGAGGGCGCGCAGTTCCTCACGGCGGTCGAGTCGATCGCCGAACGCGAGGTCCGGCGCGACCGTGCCGCAGCCAGGCGGGTGGCTGCCGACCCACAGGCGCCGACCGGGCCGGACGAGCTCGAGCGGGACGAGGTCGCGTGCGCCCGGGAGCGCACAGCCGCCCGGCGCTGCGCGGCGGTCGCCCGGCTCGCCGGAGCGGCCCACCACCTCGACCGCCGACCGGGTGACCCGCCCCGCCGTGAGGTGGTCGTGCACGTCGACGCCGACGTGCTCGCCGACGACACGGCAGCCGGGCAGGCCTACCTCGACGGCGGCCCCGCCCTGCACCCCGCCCAGGTCCGGCGGATGCTCGCGAGGCGACCGTCGTCACGATGCTGGAGCGCGGCCGTGAGGTGCTCGGCGTCGGGCGCCGGCGCCGGCGCGCCACCTCGGCCCAGCGTCGCGCCCTGCTCCGGCGGGACGGTGGCTGCGCCCGTCCCGGCTGCACCGAGACCCGGATCGAGCGGCTGCACGCGCACCACCTGCGGCACTGGCTGTTGGGCGGCGGCACCGACGTGGACAACCTGGTGCTCCTGTGCGACGTCGACCACGGACTGGTGCACGAGCTGGACCTGGTGA
- the deoC gene encoding deoxyribose-phosphate aldolase, with the protein MTHVIDPDALSGATPAVRAPLAPYDDVTRSGASLRTFLHGLPGVDQVGAEARVAQLGTRSIKTTSKAWAIDTAISMVDLTTLEGADTPGKVRSLAAKARQPDPSDPTTPRVAAVCVYGDLAGVAREALGDSGIHVAAVATAFPSGRASRAVKLADVRDAVENGADEIDMVIDRGAFLAGRYLDVYEEIVAVKETCGEAHLKVILETGELVTLDNVRRASWIAMLAGGDFIKTSTGKVSPAATLPVSLVMLEAARDFRAATGRQVGFKPAGGIRTTKDAIKHLVLINETAGPDWLDPDWFRFGASSLLNDLLLQRQKLRTGHYSGPDYVTVD; encoded by the coding sequence ATGACCCACGTCATCGACCCCGACGCGCTCTCCGGGGCGACCCCCGCGGTGCGCGCGCCGCTGGCCCCGTACGACGACGTCACGCGCTCGGGCGCCTCCCTCCGCACCTTCCTGCACGGCCTCCCCGGCGTGGACCAGGTGGGTGCCGAGGCGCGGGTGGCGCAGCTGGGCACCCGGTCGATCAAGACGACGTCGAAGGCCTGGGCCATCGACACCGCCATCTCGATGGTCGACCTCACGACCCTGGAGGGCGCCGACACCCCCGGCAAGGTGCGCAGCCTGGCCGCGAAGGCCCGGCAGCCCGACCCGTCCGACCCGACGACGCCGCGGGTCGCCGCGGTCTGCGTCTACGGCGACCTCGCCGGCGTCGCGCGCGAGGCGCTCGGCGACAGCGGCATCCACGTCGCCGCCGTCGCGACCGCCTTCCCCAGCGGCCGCGCGAGCCGCGCGGTGAAGCTCGCCGACGTCCGGGACGCCGTCGAGAACGGCGCCGACGAGATCGACATGGTCATCGACCGGGGCGCCTTCCTGGCCGGCCGCTACCTCGACGTCTACGAGGAGATCGTGGCGGTGAAGGAGACCTGCGGGGAGGCCCACCTCAAGGTCATCCTGGAGACCGGTGAGCTGGTCACCCTCGACAACGTCCGCCGCGCCAGCTGGATCGCGATGCTGGCCGGGGGCGACTTCATCAAGACCTCCACCGGCAAGGTGTCCCCCGCCGCGACGCTGCCGGTCTCCCTGGTGATGCTGGAGGCCGCGCGCGACTTCCGCGCCGCCACCGGCCGCCAGGTGGGCTTCAAGCCGGCCGGCGGGATCCGGACGACCAAGGACGCGATCAAGCACCTGGTGCTGATCAACGAGACCGCCGGCCCGGACTGGCTGGACCCCGACTGGTTCCGCTTCGGCGCCTCCAGCCTGCTCAACGACCTGCTCCTGCAGCGGCAGAAGCTGCGCACCGGCCACTACTCCGGCCCCGACTACGTCACGGTGGACTGA